The Athene noctua chromosome 25, bAthNoc1.hap1.1, whole genome shotgun sequence region CTACGTGGAAAGATATTATCTGCTGCTTTAAGGGTATCTAGTCAAGGACTtctcaatgcaaaaaaaaaaaaaaaaaaaaaagaagaaatggagaaagccATAAAAAAGAACATACAGGCACGCAAACCTGACTGACAAAGGAGGCAGTGATGAGACTCAAACCTGGTCAGTCACACTAACTGATGAGGGCATGTGAGAGTGTGAAAGTGTTTAGTCCAGTGAGTTTATCTGATCAGTGACCTCCTCAGATGGGAtgataagaaagatggagacaatAAACCAAAATACAGACACAAACCTGACAAAACAAACATGGAGACGACAAGAAACAAACCTCACCACTCACGTTCATTCATGGGCTATCAAGAAATCATAGATGCCATTTCCAGGAAGACCAGCAGGGGCTTTGCAATTGAACCAGTGAAACAGGGAGACCCTGGATGCAGACAGGAGCTGGAAGGGGTGTGGGAACAGCTAGATCTGTACAAACCCATGAGGGACGTACAGGGAAGGGGAGATGGGGCGTTTACAGAAAGGGGTATAAAAGGGGCCAGTCAGGTGTAAATTGCAGGTAAAATGCCTTTGGGAGTACAGAAAGGAACAACACACACCTGTCCACACTAACCTTCATCAAATACCCATTGAGGGCAGATTAACATGTTACCAAGTATGAAAAAACAGTATCCTGAAATATCATAACTAATGGTCTTCTTAGTTCAATTTGTCTTACAAGTAATCCTTTGAAGAACCAGAACCTGAAAAGGAAATAACTAGATTGAGTGGCAGTTGTCCTTGACCGtaacttttctttcccttccaagCCTGTGCCTCCACGTACATAGTCTGGCACTTTCAGTTGGGAGCGATGTGCATATCTCTGTGTGTACGTGCTGAATCAACGCATGCTCCCTACATGCAGGTCGGGGGGAGGAGGGTATGTGTATGTGACTGGATGCTACATTGGGGAATTTGGAAGGTAGAAGCTTGTCTTGGATTCCAGCTTCTCACTTATAATTCGTCCTGCTGTGAGAAGGGACATTTGGGTTAGCCTGGGAAATCTATAGGAGCAGTAGTCACAATATGCTCCTAAAATCTCAGAAAATTGTCCCAGTCGAGTCTGAGCCATGGTTCACCAGAACTGAAGGGGTACAGGAAGAGAAATGCCAACCTTAATTAGGAAAACAGCAATGTCTTAGAATTTGTGAAAGAATGTGCAACATGGACTAACATTTCAAATGGTGCAGAACTACCACTCGTTCCAAAATCTAAGAACTAAGCCTAGCTGTCTTTGATACTGAGCTGCGACTCGACAGTGAGGACAGAGCTAACCCCGAAGCAGGTCAACAGTGCAGATCACTCAGCTATGCCGGAATGAGATCAAACCTGCAGGATCTACCTGGCCACAGACATGCCATGACCCAGTGCCTGGAGAGGTGCAGCTATCGAAGCCAAACAACTGGACTGACCTATGTGAACTGTTACGCTTACAGCAGTGTTACTGATCTTAAGAGCCTCAATATATTCACGTCTATTGCTTCTGATGGGGTGGCCAGCAAGTGCAGCCCTTgcaccctccctccccccctgTTAATGCCCAGAGGAGTCGGACTCCTGCCCCAAATGTTTGCAGCCCAAGACCCACTGAGGCTCTATGGGAGTGAGGAGTGGTGCAGCTTCTTCTGCTACTACCAGCCAGTGGTGTGGTGTCAGGGGATGTGGAAGGAGCATGTCTGCTCTTTTAAAGATATGTGGTCAAAGGAGCCATAAACAAGAACATACAGAGATAAACCTAATATATGATAAGGGAGGTTGTGATGAGAAAAATCCAGGTCACCCTAACAGGGAAGGATGTGTGAAGTAAATctgagaacatttatttttacagttggGATGTTAAGGAAAGGGAGGGGTACAGTCAGTCATAAAACCTGACCAATTAGCATTAACAGAGACAATAACCAGAAACAAACATCATCAGTCACACTAACCGATGAGATCTCAAGAAGCCAAAGGCAACCAGGACTTTGCAACTGGTAAGGAAGCAAACCTGGGTCCAGTATTTTGTATGGAGTCAGTGGGACCATGTCAGCTGTTGAGGGAAtgtgcaggggagggggagatgGGAGGAACAAAGAGGGCAGTCGACAGAAAAGGTGTGTAAAAGAGGCTGGTCGGGTGTAAACATGGGCCAGTCAGTGCTGGTCTCGCTGAGCTCTACACTTCACCACCACACCCTGTCCTGTCCTCTTACTAAACATTCTCATAACTTTCTCTGTAATCTCACTCTACCCCGTGTATGTGTGCTGCAAGAAGTAAACACCAGCTACTGGGGGATCCGAGGAGTGGATTTGGTGCCAGGTACTGAAGTCAGACTGGAGGAGAACACACCCCTGGCCTGTGGTGTCAGCTCCTGGAGCCAGTGGGGCCTCATCCACAACCACTGTGGTGGTAACTGCATGTTCACAAGACCAGTTACTGGGGGGAGCAGGAGTGAGGGGCGTGAGGGGCTCTGCACCAGTGGCGGGAGTGGGACAGCAGCTCACAGCTTGTGCCTGCTGCTAGATTCTGGGGGAGGAGGATCTTTGTCCCCCACAAACTGGGAATGAGTGTGCATCCACCAGTGAACATCAGGCTGGAACAGCTGGCAAGTAGCAGGCCTGGGGTCCAGGCAGGGGTATCAGGTGGGCAGGGGATCCATGCTGGTATCTGGGGGTACCTGCCAGTGTGGGGTGCCTGTAGGACAAGTGTGTGAATGCTGTGTGTTTAGTGTATGAAGCTGGGCCAGCTGGTGGGTAAGGTACTGTGGCGGGGTCAGAGGGTTTGGGTCCAGGTAGGGGTGCCAGGCAGACGGAGGAGTCATGCTGGTGCTTGAGGGACTCATGAGTGTGCACTTGCTTGAGAACCCTGAGGATGTCACACGAGTTTGCCAGCCCGAGTGGGAAGGGACTCAGCTGGCTGTACCTGTTATGTGGGTCCCATGTGTGGGTGCTGTCAGTGATGTCAGCGCCATCTGCCCGAGTGCCCTttgtctgcatgtgtgtgcatatgcctCTGATGGGTTACTCAGCCTCAGGCTTGACTGAACCTGCACACAGGAAAGCAGCAGGTGTGTCCCTCTGCTTGGGCAGAGAGCCTGGGTACCTGGGCACCAGGCTGGGAGGCCAGTGGCcgggcaggagggtgctgggctggggctgctggaggcagctgctgctcctgacaGACCTTAACAATCATAAGCATTCACCTCTAAAAGAGCAGAGACTTGGACCAGGTCAGAATAAATCTCCAGAGAGCATCTGGGGCACTAGAGTTGGCTCAGACACGTTTGCAGAAACACTCTGCTAGCACTCAGCGTTACAGGACAGGCTGTGCCAGCATTACAATAGCCTAAGACCCGTACTTTGGATCACAAAGTCTTGCAGCCTCTGGGACAGGGTTTCTTTATGGTCATCAAAAACAGACACTGGTCCAAAATCCAGTGTAGATCTCAGCTTGCTGTCACCCTAATACACATTTTCTGACTCCACAGTAGACAAAGGGGTATGGTGTGTGCCTGTGAATTTATTGTGATGGGAACTCCTTATCAAACCCAGCAGCCAGTGTTTTCAGATCCCACACTAGGATGCAGGTGTCAGAAGCTCCTTTAAGTCCTGTGACATGTGTTTAAGCCAAATATCATGCAGAAACAACCCTTCAAAATCCTGAGTTACATACCCAGTCAGGCAGTCCAAGGCCTGGGAACTCTGCCCAGTGGCAGCCTTTCATGGGATATGCAACTATCTTTCAGAAGAGCTGTGGGTTGCCAGTGCTTCCCCAGCTGTACTTGTCTTTATTTCCAATCACAATCCAAAGCTGTTGCAATCAAGGTACATACAGAAACAACCTAACTGGGCCTAACAACCGAACCAGCCTGCCTGATAGAAGGATGCTGTAGCTCACAGTATCTGGGGAAGCAGCCTGAAGTCCGAGGCTCTAAACAGGCATCTGGAATAACTAAAGACAAAGCACTGCTGATTGTCCCTATTGTATTTCCCCCGAGTGAACTGGACCTGTAACTCATAGGCCAGCCCACTCTCAAGGacaggaaactgaggcacatagGAAGAGGAGGGAATCTGTACCTAACTTACAGGCAGCACAGACACAATCCAAGCAAGTGATGTGTCTTTCACAACTATTCCCAAAGCCTCAGCTCACCTGGATGTGCTCACACTGACTGCAAGGACTATCTCCAGTTCCAGCTGCACAGTCCCACTCTCATTTTCCTGCCCAGGAAGTCACCAGACTGCCATGCTGTCTCCAGTAGGGACTAAGCAAAGAGGCAGGTGAGTGGGAAGTTGAGACTCCACCAAGACTGACCCTTCAGCTACTGTGACGACATTAACATGACATAAACCAAAAACATATGGACTGCTCTTGCTGTGGATGGTTTTTTATTTCAAGAATGGACCAGGTctttttaactgctttttaatgctttttgtaatgtatttttctaGCCCCAAATGACATCACATTAGGAATGTTTCTCCAGAAGCAGTGCTATAATGAACTTAGCTGCTCTCCAGCTTTCATGTCCCGCAACCCACTCTGGCATGTGAAAATGGGTTAAAGGAAGTATGTAGACACATTTTTTTACCGTATGAGGTGACGAAATTGCAATGTTCTCCACAAAAGAAGAGGTACCGCTTCCCAAGGCAGCCCAGGTAGCGTGGAAATTCTCAATTCCCAATCACTGGGAACCCCCTGAAGACAAGTAACACCTCatgggacaaataagggaaaactACCCTGTCTGGGATTAGGTAACTACAACAAAGGCAACAGCTGAAGTTCTCCCTTTAGACTAAAGCAGTGCCTTGCACTACCTCACACCAAGATGAACCAACCACCCAGTTTCtccccagcacaggctcagatGTAGCTGATGTTTACCTAAGGCCTCAAGAGCAGTCCAGGGGCAACAGTCCCACTGTCACCCTTGTCCCTACACACTGGCAATGCAGTGGTCTCTTTCATCAGTGTCATGCAACCCTGGAAGGGTGTGACTCTTGGGCCTAGACTTAACTGGAGGTTCTGACACTGCAAGTTGGTACCAGTACAGAGCCACCACAAGAAAGGAGTTGACAAAGTCTCCAAGCCATCCGTATCCAGCATCCTTTGCGCACCCTCAAGATGGATCTTCTCCCACGGCCACAACTCCATTCCCTATGAGACTGAGACAGGCAAAGTAGAAGAGCACAACGGTCTCTGTGACCAtggggaaagacatggggagaaACAGACAGAGTGACTTCCAGCAACATGGAGGAGAATTACAACACCTGAACACCTCTTTCCTGCTGTCACCCCCGTTTCTCATGGGAGGAGATATTACACACCCCCGTTGCTCTGCAAGCAGCTCACATGCACGCTGTGGAAAATGGAAGATGGCAGATTTAGAAATCACAATCCTTAGAGGGGCTTGTGACCTTCCCCAAAAGTAGGTCATGTGGAGATTGCAGATGGCAGTAAGAGGGAAGACTCTGAAACTGGGGATGTACAAAGGGACACAGAAGGCGAAAAGATAGCTCACTCTCTCTGTATTGGGATGGGGAAGTGCCAAGAAAGGCCAGGGCCACCCTCCTTCACCCAGTGGATGGCATGTGAGCCAGGGAGCTCACAAAAACAGGGCCCAACCCAGCCCAGCCAAGGAGTCCTCAAGCCACAATGTCCTTCAGAGCACCAGACAGGTCAGGGAAGATGAAATGGTAGCCGCTCTCCAGGGTGTGTTTTGGCACCACCCTCTGTCCCTCCAACAGCATGATGGCCCGCTCTGCCCCGAAGACAGCCCGCACAGCCCAAGCAGGcactggcagcagggctgggcgccccagggctgcagcaaaCTCCTGAGCAAAGGTGGCATTGGAGGTGGCAGAGGAGGATGGGGAGACACCATTTAAGACACCTTGCACACACTCACTCTCCAGGGCATGACAGACAATCCCAGCCAGGTCCCGAATGTGGATCCATGGGAAGGgctggagcccagagcccaaGGGGCCTCCTAGTCCCAGGCGAAAAGGCCAGAGCATTTGAGAGATTGCGCCACCACCTCGGCCCAGAACTACCCCTGTGGGGAGAACAGAGTGAGACCAGGACCCCCTccacaaaggaagaaaagccCACTTCACCCCTAGACCTACAACCAGGAGACAGTCCTTAGAGGGCTGGACTGGAATAGCACCCAACAAGGAGAGGCACAAGACCTGATGtctttctccctcctcttctgcCTTTTGCCCCAGCACCAAAGCAGAGCCACCCCAAACAGACATGATGCCCCATCTCACCAGATCTCACCACAACACCACGAGCTGGGCTCCCAGGGATGAGAGCTGCAGCCTCCCAGGAGCTCACCAGGCGCGAGAAGAAGTCAAAATCCCCCCCAGGACTGTCCTCAGTATACTCAGTTGTGGGGCTAGGGCGGTAATAGCCTGTGGGTGTAACAGCAGAAAGGGTGTCAGGGTTGAATCATGACACCAAcaccaccccctcacccccccgaaATGGGCCACCACCcccctctttcctgcagccagGCACCCAGAACTCGAATACTCCATCAGGGACATCCTCAAATGAACAGCACAGGATCTCTCTGATGGCAATGCAGACAAGTGTCTGAACTACCAATGCACTCTGCAAGTTCAGCAAGATGCACTAATACTCAGGTTGAGCTGGAAGCCCCAAGAACCAAATAAAGAAGTATCAACACACTGATCTGGCTGCACAGAAAAGTGCTTGCTCTAAAATTGGTCGTCACAGATCCTAAACTGTGGCAGCTTTAAAGACGTAAGCAAGCAGCAATGCAAAGTGAAGAGGGATTCAGCTCAGGCCCTGCTTAGACAAACTTGTTCTACAGGATGTCTAAAGGTTTTCacaagaaaatggagaaaaggtCCTGTCCTAATGACACCAAAGCACAGGGACTCAAATTCCTCTCCAGCAGTACAAAAAAGCTGATCAACGCTTGCCTAAACACAGTGACATTGATGGCGATAAAGGTGGCATTTCAAGGCAAGATGTGTGTCCCCCCCGAGGCATGTTTCTGTCTAGAGGTACACCTCTCCAGGTCAGCATGTGTCATGCCTTGGCCGGGTCCAACCAATACCTACGCCGGTGACGACAACCCAAGCTCGGGGTGGCTGTTCAGCATCAGCAATGGCTTTGGCCAAAGTCTTGGTGGTCTCAACCCGGCTGCTGATGACCTCCCGGCAGAAGGCATCACCCCATCTGGGAAAAGGAGAGCAACTGATTATAGTGCTCACAAGGACATCTCAGAAAACAACAGCACCAAGGGGGACTTCAGCAGACACCCGCTCACAAGTACAGGAGAGGTCCCCAGAGCAAGGGGAGGACATGGGACCTTACTACCTAAGTGCACGGGGACTTTGGGAGATCGTGGCTCTCCTTCCCACAAAAGGCTGCAGCTTTTGGACTGCCTTATGACAAAGGTAGCAGAGGAGCTGAGTGCGGTGAACTCTTCCCAACAGCCTGGTGAATACATTTCCAAAAACACCCTCACAGAAATCAAATTTTGGTTCTGATTTAGCATTACCTGGATGTAGGCAGTGTCATTTGGGAAATGTGGAACTTCTTTCCTTGGCCTCTGTCTGACAACCCAGAAGGAAACCAGCCTTCCTAAATCTTTCAGAACTTAACAGGCCCAAAGAAATGTTTTGGATACTTGAGGACCCACATAGCCACAGTTAGGTAACCCAAGTGCTTCCTGCACACTCTGTTTCCTTCCCAGATCCCTTTCAAAATCTCTGACACAGTAAGGCTGTCTTGCCTTCACCTTGTCCCATGAGCACTACAGGAGATCAAGTTACCTGCGGAAAGGATTGAGGACATTTTCACCAGCCAAGTTCACCACGGCGTCGCACAGGGGCAGTCCAGAGTGGGACAACTTTTCCTAGGCAGGGATAACAGAGACATCACACACCGAGCTTCCCCTTTGCTCAAGCCTTTCCAACAACCAAGCAGGGTGGGCTCCTATGAACTCCAGCTGGTTCCTTCCCAAATCTGCCTGGAGCACAGGCATGAATGGAGGTTTTGCTCCTTGGAGCAACAGCAGTACCCACCCCAGTGACTAAGACCCACGGAGCACCGAGGAGCCCAAGAGTGAAGGGAACCTGCTATAAGTAtgcttgaaattgctaatgtaccTGTAAAATAAGATGTCagacatcacttgtgttttactagcttttatttttcctgtattttactgtaatgcatataatttcatttttactttttcctaactaccctctgtagtcattacccacttataagatgttttaaaacctttaactccttgcctagtaaagataagacagaccttggacagtctgaaaaactccctgagtacatccctaatagcaggaacctaaaaAACAAGTGTCTAAGAAGACACCAGTGTCAAGATAAGCTGGTCTAAACTAACCTCctcggaacaaacaggagctgaaggacagatGAGATCACTCTGTGACCATGTATGGACacaagaaacctaaagttcactaaGGGAcggtgtgagaaaggctgtggggatCCCTAAGGGTGGGAGAAGACCCTCTCTCTATTTTTACTACTCacgctcagactatgtaaattaATTCTAAGAACCCATTAGCATACTGCCTTTTCCAGGAAATCTGATGCATACGTGTGCTTTTTGTGTGTATTAGTCAGAGAGTTTTGTTAGTGGGTGCAGCGCTTGTGGTGGAGTGATCCTCAGTGCTGCgaataaagaatccctgctgaacAGCTATACTCAATCCTGACCGTGAAGATCTTTCAAGAGCACATCCGAAGAGCCCCATTCCCCACCGCGGATTCCCTGTGTGCCGCAGCAGGCCAGGGCAAGAGGCTTGTTCCTCAGCCCTGACGTGTTCTCCCTCCCGCGGCCGCCCTCATCTCGTACCCAGGCGATCCGACCCTCGCCCCCTTGGCGAGACACGTGTGTCACTTCGTGCCCCCGGCTGCGCAGCAGCTGCGTCAGGGCTCTGCCCACGAAGCCGGTCCCGCCgcctgggggaaggagaggacaTCACAGATCCGCCGCCCGACCGGCAGCCCAAGGCCGTGCCCAGCCCCCGCGGAGCGCTGCTCCCGGCCGGgtccccggccccgctcccctgGGGAACACCCACCCTGAGGGCCCGCGGGGCCacggcccagccccagggagcgGGGGGGCTGTCCCCGGCCTCTGCCCGCGGCGTCCCCAGCCCAGGCCCGGCCCCAGCGCCAGCGCCGCGCCCCCGGGGCCCGGCTCAGGACCAGCGGCCCCGCCCGAGGCCCGGCCCGCACTCACCCACCAGCACCCGCATCGCTGCGCCGACGGGCGCCGACTGCGCctgctccgccccgccccgcgccccgcgccccgccccgcgccccgccccgcgccccgccccgcgccccgccccctcACGCtccccggccgctgccgccggcgggaggggcgggggcggaGCAGGAACCCGCGGGCCCAGCGcgggccccgggcggcggggggggggggggggctggcggtcACCCGgcccgcggggcgcggcgggagggaggagggagcagcgCCCGAGGGGGCGGAGCCTGGCCGGGCCCCGGCCGAGACCCGGCGGTGCCCTTGCACCGGGCGGTGAGAGAGCAACTCAGAGGAGTTTGTTAACCCGCTCGCTAAGAGTTAAATGCCACTGCAACGTCTGTTAATGTTTCTAGTCGAGAATGAAGAACTGTGCAGTTGGGGGTTAGCCCGGGACTGTTCTCACGGGCCCGaagcctccctcccctcttgGCACCTTCTTGCTCGTCTCCTTCAGGGTtgtggaaaaacaaattatttcaaggaTGTAAATTCTGCCTCCAGACTTTAGATGTCTCTTCAGAGATGTGGTGAGGCGCACACTGAAGGACAAGACTTCCCACCTGCAGGCGCCTGGGGCAGCCTGTGCGTCACGAAGCTTCTGCATTCTCGGCCTCTGTGACTGTGTCCCGGAGAGAGCAGAGGGCGATACCGGTCTGTGGGCAGGAGCTCCACACGTGGGTGGCTGTTCTGAAGCAGGGACAATCGCTGGCTTTATTTCTACGCCCTTGTCTGCCGTTAGTCCACCCTTCCCTGCGCACACACCCATAGCCATTGCTCCACCCGTCCGGCCGCCCATCCTCCTTCCCCCATACTCCCCTCTGGGTGTTCTTACCCTCCCTGCCACCAGCCCCCTAAAAGTGTTTGGCAAGTCCTGTGGCTAAAGAAGGAACTGGGTTTCTAGGAAGAGCCAGCTGGAAATCAAACAGACTGGGAATTATTTGCACAGGAAGAGGCATCCCCGTGGTTCGCAGGGTGAAGGGTGGAGCTGAACAGCCGGGTTCTGTGTGGCGTGTGGTGGCAGGCGAGCGGGTGACCTGGAGCTCCATGTGCATCGTGGTCTCCTCAGCCCCTGTCTGCTGGGTGTGTCACGGTGGTGATGTCAGCTGGAGTTGCTGGCAAGCTGGACACACATTCTTTTCACTCCTGTGTAAAGGGCAGATGGCTGCCCCTGGGTCCTTCAGTACAAAACGTCAGAAAAAGACAGATATAAGGGACCTTTGGATATGTCTTGAACTTGTGTTTTCCTCACACCTCCCTCTGTCTCATGGTGTTTCACGGGATAGAACTTCCTAGAAAGACAAAATCCAGCATGCCCTGTCTCACTTCCTCCTCATAGCCGCACTATATCCATCTAACAAGATGTGATGGGGAAAGAAACATGCCAGCAATCACTCCCACCCCATAAAagagcaccagcaccagcacctgaGGAAGCCTCACACTTCTGCTTCCATCACAGGCAAAGCCTGCCCAAAACTGCTGTCTAGATAAGTGAGAATCATAGAATCGGAGAacagtttggattggaagggacatTCAAAGACCACTTTGTCCACCCCCCCTGCCTtagacagggacaccttccactagcccaggttactcaaagcctcgtgcaacctggccttgaacctttcCAGCggtggggcatccacagcttctctgggcaacctgtgcccgtgtctcaccactctcgtaaaaaattaaatttaaatctaatctaaatctgccttctttcagtttaaaagtgttgccccttgtcctggtAAGCAGTCTTTCGGTCTTGCTCATAAGCCCCCTGTATGTGTTGAAAGACTGCAATAACATCACcgaaaaccgggataaaaacttatcgacaccaatgtgatgcagataagcagacacttctttattgatggccggacgtgtaggggagtgctctcaccaacaacacgtgccgggcaccagaaccatacatcttatatagaactcactcatacatattcattaagtatccaTACATAAACATGCaatctccaagaaatcattaacatattctcctcctatttccgattctgcgcagtagaggttagaaatgtccagaaatgggcctggggtgtaatgtgagtaggtggcccatgagtcggtggtcgcgatctccccctgctggaattacctttggcttaaggacacagttttcttggccgGTACCTGCAgactgttacggttactgccctcagttcccattaatcctggaccttgacagctacttgcattcttctagtcctatgtatgtattataaatcagtttacaaaccatctggtgttttgttacctgggttctaaccgttcctactaaacaattatgaccaatcccttcggccttggtacggggctgtacaggggattttagagtagcagtcggttgctagattcaaagtactataaatgtaaaataaattatttttactaaaatatctcttaattctatacttatattaaaatcaaacacaacttaatttcagttgataataaaatcagtaacaataaggtctccccagagccttctccagattaaacaaccccaactctctcagtctttcttcatagGAAGTGTGTTCTAGACCTTCGGTCGTTTTtatggtcctcctctggacctactGTAAGGGGtctatgtctttcttgtactgggagccccagagctggacacagtactccagatggggtctcacaaaAGCATAGTAGAGGGGAGAATAACCGTCCTCagcctgctgaccacacttcttgTGATGCATCCTAGGATGCAACTGACTTTATGGGCTGTAAGTGCACATTTCTGTCTCAAtgtttcatccaccagtatccacaagtccttctctgcaggattGCTCTCAATCTATACATCATCTGTACTGATATTGGAGGTTGCTCtaactcatgtgcaggaccttgcaca contains the following coding sequences:
- the SDR39U1 gene encoding epimerase family protein SDR39U1 isoform X4 is translated as MRVLVGGGTGFVGRALTQLLRSRGHEVTHVSRQGGEGRIAWEKLSHSGLPLCDAVVNLAGENVLNPFRRWGDAFCREVISSRVETTKTLAKAIADAEQPPRAWVVVTGVGYYRPSPTTEYTEDSPGGDFDFFSRLVSSWEAAALIPGSPARGVVVRSGIVCHALESECVQGVLNGVSPSSSATSNATFAQEFAAALGRPALLPVPAWAVRAVFGAERAIMLLEGQRVVPKHTLESGYHFIFPDLSGALKDIVA
- the SDR39U1 gene encoding epimerase family protein SDR39U1 isoform X3, yielding MRVLVGGGTGFVGRALTQLLRSRGHEVTHVSRQGGEGRIAWVRDEGGRGRENTWGDAFCREVISSRVETTKTLAKAIADAEQPPRAWVVVTGVGYYRPSPTTEYTEDSPGGDFDFFSRLVSSWEAAALIPGSPARGVVVRSGVVLGRGGGAISQMLWPFRLGLGGPLGSGLQPFPWIHIRDLAGIVCHALESECVQGVLNGVSPSSSATSNATFAQEFAAALGRPALLPVPAWAVRAVFGAERAIMLLEGQRVVPKHTLESGYHFIFPDLSGALKDIVA
- the SDR39U1 gene encoding epimerase family protein SDR39U1 isoform X1; the encoded protein is MRVLVGGGTGFVGRALTQLLRSRGHEVTHVSRQGGEGRIAWEKLSHSGLPLCDAVVNLAGENVLNPFRRWGDAFCREVISSRVETTKTLAKAIADAEQPPRAWVVVTGVGYYRPSPTTEYTEDSPGGDFDFFSRLVSSWEAAALIPGSPARGVVVRSGVVLGRGGGAISQMLWPFRLGLGGPLGSGLQPFPWIHIRDLAGIVCHALESECVQGVLNGVSPSSSATSNATFAQEFAAALGRPALLPVPAWAVRAVFGAERAIMLLEGQRVVPKHTLESGYHFIFPDLSGALKDIVA
- the SDR39U1 gene encoding epimerase family protein SDR39U1 isoform X2, with the protein product MRVLVGGGTGFVGRALTQLLRSRGHEVTHVSRQGGEGRIAWEKLSHSGLPLCDAVVNLAGENVLNPFRRWGDAFCREVISSRVETTKTLAKAIADAEQPPRAWVVVTGYYRPSPTTEYTEDSPGGDFDFFSRLVSSWEAAALIPGSPARGVVVRSGVVLGRGGGAISQMLWPFRLGLGGPLGSGLQPFPWIHIRDLAGIVCHALESECVQGVLNGVSPSSSATSNATFAQEFAAALGRPALLPVPAWAVRAVFGAERAIMLLEGQRVVPKHTLESGYHFIFPDLSGALKDIVA